The window CTAAAAACTACTTTAACCATCCTGATGTGAGTGCTCTAAACATTAGCCAACCTGAAAACCAATGGAGATAGGTTCTAGGTTTCACTGGTCTTGGGGAATGTTAACCCATGGCTGCTTTGCGCTCATTGAGTGCCTCTTCAGAAAACCAGCTTAACCAAGCAAAAAGGACAATTGCTCTGGTAGGTGTGATCCTGAATTATTATGGATAGAAACCCACTCCCTGATCCCTGATTGTATGACCAGCTCTAATTATTATTGATCTTATGCCCATTAGTGGAACCTGTTGCCATGCTCTCTCAATTTCAAGGCATTTGGAAAACttagaatgcaagggaaaaggaaaaaggaagagtaAAGATACAGGACAGGTATAAATTGAACCATATAGGCATGCTCATCACAATGATAGTATCCAAATCTTCACTGCCTTTTCTAGATCGAGTAATTATGAATCAAAATAAAGAGAACGActctccaaaaaagaaaaaaagaaaaagaaggtaaaAGTAAATTCTACTCCTCTATACACATTTCACCCTCTATAGTGGCATTTAGTGGCTCACTCTCTGAGCGAGTTCTCAATTTTAGTACAATAAAGAATCATACAGAAAAATCAATGCTGCACCAGATGAATTTTTAAGTGAATTAGCTTCTTTATGGCTTTTCCAAGAGAATCTTGAGACTACTTCCATATGTGATATATTAGAAGGATCTGCTTTCATCACATAATTTGCAATAAGCTACTTCATGACGAGCCAAATATATCCATAAAGTGATCATCTTAAGTCTTCACACCCTTTAATCATTTGATGGTATTTTCACCAAACTGAAATTATAATGGGAGGAAACTCAAAGCTCCAGCCCAAACTATGCATCAGATCtgccaaatagaaaaaaagtcTCAATCAGATATGCTTGAGGCCGGGAAACAGATTGTCACCAGAATAGTTCTATTTGGAAGGGAGTGGTGATCGCCGtcattattttcagttttattatTACAAAGGgaagaaattaaaatagaaagGACATATTTGATCTCACAATTGTCGGAATAAAACAGTGACAAGATATGGTGCTTATGTTACAGTGATTATGGAAAAGGCTTGCTTAGAAATTTCTTGGAAAGGGGCATACACTATGCTATTGTAAGATGTGCTCCCCTCACTGGAAGCATCATAATTTGGAGTATTATGAAGTTGCTCTTATTCTATACTCACCAAACATAAAAGTTGAAATCAGATAACCTATTCCGTGATTTCCCACAGGGTAAAAAAAGCACACCCCACAAATTATGACCAAGAAGCACGGCATTGCCATCTTTCAACCCACCAGGTTTTCTATAGTTACAAAGATGTGACAAATCATGCATGAAGATCACTCCTGCATTGCTTCTACCTAACCTTATCTACCTCAATGTCTGTACCAGATGCAAAATGAATAATTTGTCTATGGGATGCAACTACATGCAAGGTAGAAAAGACAGGGACTTGAAAATGAccgaaataaaaagaaaaagaaggaaaattgcAAAAGAACCATGTTGTACAATACCTGCTGTCTGTCCATTGATTAGCGATGTGCCACCTCTGAAATACCCCTTGAATCACTCTGAATCTCTGCCAGTGGATTCACAATGAACCCACCACCACCCTGCAGCCGAATTCTACGGTTCTCTGAACTCACGGTTTCAGCATTTCCATTCAAATCAGCTCTGTAGCGCTTAACAGGCACAGAAGGGGTGGCACTGGAAGCAGAAAACCTTGAGGATGAATACCGGCCTTCTGTCTTCCTCCAGAACTTGGAGCTCAAAAAATCTGCACCAGGCAGCAGGCAACATTTCATTCTGAGGGAATCAGCATTAGTCATCCTCCCAGTTGATAAAGCTAGATCATATGAGATCTCATCCAGTGCTAACTCTAGGCCATGCACCCGTGTCTCCAAAGAGCGCATTCCATTTTGTGAGCTCCCAATGAATCTCTAAATGcaagaagaaaatgacaaaggtgaggaaacatgagaaagaagaagcaGCCTTTATCAAATTCACTACTTGAATCAGCAGCATATATAGTAGAAATGTAGAATATAACACACTTAAAAGAGTATCAACTACCCTTAAACAATGTGCCTACTGAAGTCATGCTATGAAAACGTAGTGAGCAGGTACAACAGTCTGCTGCTGTAGGCATCCATGTGAAGGACAATGAAAATTGTGAATAATATTTCAGTGTTAAAAGTCaatgccataacttttgatatCTCATGAGCTCATTACAGATTGATGTTAAGATTAAATAATAAAGCTTTCACACTACTCAAGAATAACTGAGTCTCAGATGAAATTAAATTTAGGTTAATCCAAATAAGGTTGaatgttatttaattaatgCATATAAGGCCGTGAAATTCTGacacaaaacaagtttttccttttctccttaTTTGAGAGGCCAGTCCCTTAAAGCTATTCAACATTTTATGGTGGATCACCTATAACTTCAAGCCTTCAATTGTGTGCAAGAGTGTCAAATGCACATGCACGCACATCTGCAGCATTTAATCAGAGCAAAATTCCATTAGTTCTCTAATATCATCAATAGGGTTCAGTCACATATTATGATATTTCTCCAGATTAATAAACTAGCTCTGCTGTTTTTAACATAACAGTAAGAGTGGAAAAGAAGTTGTGAACAGTAGAAATTAGTAGCATGGAATCACAATCATGCTAGGAGCAACTAGATTTTCGGTATCTGCAAGGTAACAAATCAAGGAATGAAGCATGATGATTTATTTTCAACCACTAGAAAAGTTACAAGGACAATGAAATTGCTAGTGATGTTTCTACAAAAGTATCATTCATCCTGAAAGCTTAAGCTGGTATAGTGTAGATAACTAACAATTTAAGGTAATATTTGAATGAGACAATCAAAGGGATTAACCAAATAATGAAGCCAGACATGAAAGTAACTCCAACagcaataaaaggaaaaattcacTCATAATAGTTTAACAGACGGTGGAAAAAAGATTATATGTACAAACGTCGAACAAGGACAAAATTCAAAAGCTCAATGTCCAGGCACAGACACATTACACATACCTGCAGGAGATCTAGTAGACTGGATTGCTGATTTTCGATCTGAACAAGTTGGTTACGGATCAAAGATAAATCCTCACTCTCTTTGTGGTTCTTACGTAAATCCTCAGTAACATTATTGCTGACAACAACAGTAGATGCTGGGCTCTCCTCTTGACATGGAGCCACACGAGATCCATTCTTGTACCCATCAACATTCTTACTGAAAAGTGCCCGCTTTGTTTCAGGCTTTGTTAacttatttttctcaaaactcCTTCCCTCAGGGATATTCTCATTTCTCTCCTTACAATCAACCTCAAAAGCTCCAGAAGCATTAGATACTGCAATCTCAACTTTCCAGTCTGAAGGTTTCTTGTTGCCTAGCTTCCGGAACAATGCTGAATTTGGTTTCTTGTCATTGCTCTTCAAAGGACTTCTCTTCCTAGCAGTGGTGGCAGATGAACTATCAGCTGGAGTCAACCGGCTAGTTACAACGGGTCTCTTCCTAAATTGAGGAGTTTCGAAAGCAGCACCACGAGAATTTTTGGACCCAGACAGGTAACATCCATCACCTCCATTCTCTGTCcccataataaaagaaaaatccataaAGAGAATGATACAATCAAATCAACATCAGAAAAATGTCATAAATGGATGTGCCAAGAGCAACAACTACAAAAGAAAGTAGATGAAAGGAGAATGATACAATCAACATCAGAAAATGTCAAAAACAGGTGCCAAGAGCAACAGCTACAAAAGAATGTAGAGGATTAAAACTTTTCAATctaagaataaattaaaataacccaatttgtttttttattttttataatttgaatgAAGTAACCCCTGCATATTAATAGGTTTGAAACAATCAAACATTTTACTAGTATTTTCAATTACAAACTAATGAATTTAATCACATAATCAGTCATATCATCAATAATTTTGACATAGGcttcgtttgggaggagggaatggaatggaatggaaatgaatgaaaataataattttagaatattctttccttcccttgtttgggagttttaatggagggaatggttatttgggagtttaagtaggaGGGAATAGAATGGATAAGAGGGAATACTCATTCCTCTCTGTTCCCTTAAAACTTCACATTTTTATTCCCCTCGAAATtaggaggaatgggagggaatgaaattagatttaatgaatttttttactgaaactcccaaaatacccttatataTTTAACCATTCCCTTCATGTTACtaccaaacaagattacttatattccattcatttttattcatttccattattttattttaaaacatccaattaaagttacttaattccattccattcctttcccttatttaaatacattctattccattcatttcctttccattcccttatgaactcccaaggatcaaattgaaatgaaattgaCACTCATGTTAAGATCcaaagatgatttttttaattagcaaaaaaaaaaagatgatatttttaatcCAATTTGCATGGGTTATTTTAAATCTGAATACATAGTGACAtacccaaataattttttttttattttttatttttatttatttataaaaaaagcatcctattaaaaaaaaagaaaagaaaaagaaaaaagagtgcaCAATCCTCTCAAAGCTTCAACCATAAGCTAGTCCAACCATTAACGATTGACTACAACACTTTAATAAGAGATCCAATATTCATTGACCATCAACTTGTCTCTCTTTTCCGCTAAGTtattatatcattaaaaaaaaaaaaaaaattcaaaccaaaagcaaaaattttaaaaaataaaatcaaatatacCTTTGGAAGAAGAAGCTGATGGTGGTGGCGGTGATAGCTCATCCGAAACATCAGGAATTTGCTTCCATGCCTCTATCATTTCATTCATAACCTCTCTAACTGCCTTAACCTATactccaaatacaaaaattaataaattaataaataaattaattaatttattaaaaatccaaACCAATGTTAagccacagagagagagagagtttggacCTTATCGTATCGACGAGTTTCGAACACTTTCAAGCAGTTAGCCTTATACTCCGGCAGCGTCTCTCTCTGAACCACCGCCAAACTAAGTAGCGCCTCCGCAGCCGCCTTTCTCGCCGCCCAATCCTCGCTACTCAAGAACTCGACCAAGCAAGGCACTAAGTTTTTCACCACTCCTCCAAACGACGCCGCACCGGTACCAACCACGCTCCCAATCAGCGCTAGAAGCGCCGACTTTGCCTTGAAGCTCTCGCATTTCAGCAACTTCTCAAACCTCGGCAACATCCTCGCCAGCCTGGCCGGGTCCGGGTCCGGAGCGGCGTCGATCGCCGAAGCCAAGCACAGCGCCGCTCCGATCTGCGCGGGCAAGTCCGGCTCCGTGAAGAGCGCGTCGGAGAGAGGCTTCAGAAACGAGCTGAACGGCGGCTTCGTGATTTGCGAGGAGAGCGCGGCGACGGAGTTGACGCAGGCGGATCGGACCGAGGAGTCCGGGTCGCGGAGCCGCCGGGTTATGGAGGAGAGCATTTTGGTCAGGTACGGCGAGAGAGTGTTCCCGTGAGTCTCCGAGAGAACCGCCAAGAGGTTAACGCATTGTTTCCGTACGGGAGACTTGTCGGAAGTGTCGGTGGAGTGAATGCAGGAGAGAAAAGTTTGGAACTGGTTCGGTTCAAGAGTCCGAGCAATGGATTCAAGTTCAGACGTCGCTATAGACTGAGTATCACGGTCGGAGAGCTTGGTAAGGCACGTGAAAACCCGGTGCTTGAGATTGTGAGCCATTACTTAGATTTTTTCGGGTCAGGTTTCGCCAATTCAAATTGTGAAATGAAGAATTACGAGTCTGGCGGTGGAGCCTCCGGGATCTCCGGCGACATTGCCGGAGACTAATGGTTGTGAGAATTAGTTGAGTTTTCAGGTTACAGGAAGTTTTTGAGTGAGAAAAAGCAGAATGTGTTGTTTTGCTTTTTATACTAGTATGTACAGGGTGAAGGGAGTTGGTCTGTCAAAAAGTGAAATGTTGGTAACTCAATATCTTACACAACTTTAGTCACAATTTACCACATAAGAAAtgataaatgataaaaatataatctCACATGGATCCACTATCACACATTTATCAATTACAACTAATCATAACTTGTTATATGACGAATTATAAATGATAAAAGTATAATCCCATATGAATCCACTACCACGCATTTACGCTCGCAACTCGTAACACAACGAGTTTTGGTTAAAGTTGCGCGAAAGAACTTAACATTGCTCCTTCACAAATGTAGTGGTAAATTTTTTCAGTGTCAGGGTACAGAAACGACGCCGTATGTTTTGGAGCTAACTGCGGCTTCTTTGAGACTTTGAGGAGGTTACTCTTTTTGCACTTTTACTCAAGGTGTGTGTTGGGGCTATAGCCTAGTCAGAGAGTCGGTCGTGCTACTTAGAGAATAAGCATAGCTGGAAATTCCTTagtgtaaaaaaattaatggtaaGTTTAATGATTGAGATAGAGTTTTTGATTAGGTGAACTCAATTTTATGTGAGCTCATTACATGAATTTAGTAGATCTTTTAGGATGATCCCCATAAAACCTATGCAATTTCTACATTGCGATGGTCGGCTATCCACTGATTACCTGTACCTACTCTCTCTTTTGTGATCAATGATTCAATATAAGCAATGCTAAACCTAATTTGAATTATAGATTTATGACACAATTAAATTCGAATGGACCAGTCTCTACTAGGTGctgttttatttttcaattatttcttCGGTTAGAATGTCCGTGGtttgattatttgttttatgagtcttgttaataaatatttttagaacaattattaataaatatttctagaacaattattaataaattattttagaaaaatttttatattacttttatgaaaaaagggtttggcttacctttactgtttttttaattgaatatgtctttttgttttaaatatacaatgacaagtgatagtaggttttaattttcatcttttatttggttAGCAGATGATGTAATAGtttcttattaaaacaaaaagagatttaaaaaaaaaatactaatgaaTGCCCTTAGAGAattggttaataattcatttaatgaaagtttttatggaaaaaaaattaatattttgatagttttttttttatttcccataaaagttgtgtcaaattttttttaaaataaattgttaaccaATGCCTTAAGAGTGCTCGTTAACATGActctaaaaaaaacacagaaagaAAGTCaaaccttataaaaaaaataaaaaactgtcataaattaattatttttttctttttttataaaaatttctaaaaataattttttaaccaatcacctttttaactttttggtttttacttGTTGGATTTCTCATTCTTGGACTTTTGTAGAATCCAGCCAATCTAAATTCAGACGTGTGGTTCGGCTCATTATTGTGGGCACTGCTGATTGTTTTCTTAGTCCTTAAATATTGGTCACCGACTACTCAAAGAGTCTGCCACGTGGTATATTTTCTGCCTCAATCCTCTCTCTCACTaagtttctttattttattttttctaaatattaaatgtgataactattttatatataaattcattattattattttattatagatgTGTTTAAATTGGGATTCACAGAATTTCATGAAACTGACCCTGATAATATAGTACTCTTAGCTTTTGTATTCTACTTGGGCTTCTTGTTCTTATTAAGgtgcaagaaagaaaaaaaatttccaatgtCCACGAGGAGTTATATCGTGTTCGGGTATATGTTTCTTCGCTCTCATAATTGGTGGGTTCCACTTCTTGGTAAGACTCATCAATGGTGAGAGAGAGACATATACCCGTGCAGGGTATATTTTTCCATTGTCCAGAGTGGTCTTAAAGAGAATTTACTTAATGGATTGGGTAGTGTGTGTGCATGGCAGTTAATGTGGGTGGATAATTGGCTCCAACATTAAGGAGTCACGTGACAGTAGCAGGGTTTCATCATAGAAAATAACTGTGCCTACAATCAAGCTGCTCAATTTTCTACCATCCAAATTATTACTTGTTCATAATTAAGGCCATGTTTGTTGTGGCATTGAGAAACCATTTTGGTGACCGTAACCT of the Quercus robur chromosome 10, dhQueRobu3.1, whole genome shotgun sequence genome contains:
- the LOC126701550 gene encoding TORTIFOLIA1-like protein 3 isoform X1; this translates as MAHNLKHRVFTCLTKLSDRDTQSIATSELESIARTLEPNQFQTFLSCIHSTDTSDKSPVRKQCVNLLAVLSETHGNTLSPYLTKMLSSITRRLRDPDSSVRSACVNSVAALSSQITKPPFSSFLKPLSDALFTEPDLPAQIGAALCLASAIDAAPDPDPARLARMLPRFEKLLKCESFKAKSALLALIGSVVGTGAASFGGVVKNLVPCLVEFLSSEDWAARKAAAEALLSLAVVQRETLPEYKANCLKVFETRRYDKVKAVREVMNEMIEAWKQIPDVSDELSPPPPSASSSKENGGDGCYLSGSKNSRGAAFETPQFRKRPVVTSRLTPADSSSATTARKRSPLKSNDKKPNSALFRKLGNKKPSDWKVEIAVSNASGAFEVDCKERNENIPEGRSFEKNKLTKPETKRALFSKNVDGYKNGSRVAPCQEESPASTVVVSNNVTEDLRKNHKESEDLSLIRNQLVQIENQQSSLLDLLQRFIGSSQNGMRSLETRVHGLELALDEISYDLALSTGRMTNADSLRMKCCLLPGADFLSSKFWRKTEGRYSSSRFSASSATPSVPVKRYRADLNGNAETVSSENRRIRLQGGGGFIVNPLAEIQSDSRGISEVAHR
- the LOC126701550 gene encoding TORTIFOLIA1-like protein 3 isoform X2 → MAHNLKHRVFTCLTKLSDRDTQSIATSELESIARTLEPNQFQTFLSCIHSTDTSDKSPVRKQCVNLLAVLSETHGNTLSPYLTKMLSSITRRLRDPDSSVRSACVNSVAALSSQITKPPFSSFLKPLSDALFTEPDLPAQIGAALCLASAIDAAPDPDPARLARMLPRFEKLLKCESFKAKSALLALIGSVVGTGAASFGGVVKNLVPCLVEFLSSEDWAARKAAAEALLSLAVVQRETLPEYKANCLKVFETRRYDKVKAVREVMNEMIEAWKQIPDVSDELSPPPPSASSSKENGGDGCYLSGSKNSRGAAFETPQFRKRPVVTSRLTPADSSSATTARKRSPLKSNDKKPNSALFRKLGNKKPSDWKVEIAVSNASGAFEVDCKERNENIPEGRSFEKNKLTKPETKRALFSKNVDGYKNGSRVAPCQEESPASTVVVSNNVTEDLRKNHKESEDLSLIRNQLVQIENQQSSLLDLLQMCVHVHLTLLHTIEGLKL